One Paenibacillus sp. FSL W8-0186 genomic window carries:
- a CDS encoding HPr family phosphocarrier protein, giving the protein MANNNQAVVEIAQTASKFSSSIVLQADNKYIDVKSILGLFTTLVNTQSYELHVHGPDADAAKAAVSEVFAKHGLNVKVVAE; this is encoded by the coding sequence ATGGCGAACAACAATCAAGCGGTAGTTGAAATTGCTCAAACCGCGAGCAAATTTTCATCATCCATCGTTCTTCAAGCAGATAATAAGTACATCGATGTAAAAAGTATTTTGGGTCTCTTCACAACGCTGGTAAACACGCAAAGCTATGAGCTTCATGTTCACGGACCAGATGCAGATGCCGCGAAGGCAGCCGTATCTGAAGTGTTTGCAAAGCACGGCTTGAATGTGAAGGTAGTTGCCGAATAA
- a CDS encoding Asp23/Gls24 family envelope stress response protein: protein MTEQLQLDNGLIRISDDVVAKIAGMAALETPGIAAMSGGLSEGWAKRLSGKNVQKGVTVEVGQLEAAIDLRIIVLYETPIHEVCRMLQQNVREAVESMTGLKTVEVNVKVEGVAFKDDEI, encoded by the coding sequence ATGACCGAACAATTACAGTTAGATAATGGGCTTATTCGAATTTCAGACGACGTCGTTGCAAAAATCGCCGGGATGGCGGCCCTGGAAACGCCGGGAATCGCGGCTATGTCTGGCGGCTTGTCCGAAGGCTGGGCGAAGCGGTTAAGCGGCAAGAATGTGCAAAAGGGCGTCACCGTAGAAGTCGGTCAGTTGGAAGCGGCAATTGATCTCCGTATTATTGTGCTGTACGAGACGCCGATTCACGAGGTGTGCCGGATGCTTCAGCAAAATGTTCGTGAAGCGGTCGAAAGCATGACAGGACTTAAAACCGTGGAAGTCAATGTGAAAGTTGAAGGCGTTGCATTTAAGGATGATGAAATCTGA
- a CDS encoding CBS domain-containing protein, translating to MRKVKDIMTDQVVTVSPKDNIYEVAVKMKNNDTGFIPVVENGDRLIGVITDRDLVIRAIADKHPGSTAVETVMTRGIRCASPDTPVDEAADMMAEQQIRRLPVTEGERLIGIVSLGDMAVRNNFADEAGDALSDISHQVH from the coding sequence ATGAGAAAAGTAAAGGATATCATGACTGACCAAGTAGTTACCGTATCGCCAAAGGACAATATCTATGAGGTTGCGGTAAAAATGAAAAACAATGATACGGGCTTCATTCCCGTCGTCGAAAATGGAGACCGGCTGATCGGGGTTATTACCGACCGTGATCTCGTCATTCGGGCGATTGCGGATAAGCATCCGGGTTCTACAGCCGTAGAGACGGTTATGACACGGGGCATCCGCTGCGCTTCGCCGGACACGCCGGTTGACGAGGCTGCGGATATGATGGCGGAGCAGCAAATTCGCCGCCTGCCGGTTACAGAAGGAGAACGGCTGATCGGGATCGTGTCGCTTGGGGATATGGCTGTACGCAACAATTTTGCCGATGAAGCCGGCGATGCGTTGAGTGATATTTCCCACCAAGTCCACTAG
- the cax gene encoding calcium/proton exchanger: protein MRKYVSPSLLIIFFILSAAGHYAHWPATLQFIISAVAVIFVAGFLGKATESVAHYAGQRLGGFLNATFGNAAELIIGILLVREGLFDMVKASITGSIIGNLLLVLGLSLFAGGLKHKIQRYNISLAGMNGSLMIVAIIALFVPAIFLQTHVLHEEDRTALSLVVAGILIASYLLWLVFSMITHKDYLADVTEAGKGADNGAAAETDSIALATAGGSHELPPAWSKGKSITYLVLATVMVAFVSEWLVGTLDTFTERFGLSEIFVGAFVVAIVGNAAEHSAAILLAMKNKIGASVEIAVGSSLQIALFVAPVLIFVSHLFGRPMDIVFTVIELAAIGVSVFIAKSITQDGQTNWYEGLLLIAVYAILGVSFYLV from the coding sequence ATGCGAAAATATGTATCGCCAAGCCTGTTGATCATTTTCTTTATTTTAAGCGCCGCAGGGCATTACGCACACTGGCCGGCCACCCTGCAGTTTATCATTTCCGCCGTTGCTGTCATTTTTGTTGCCGGATTTCTGGGAAAAGCGACCGAAAGCGTAGCTCATTATGCCGGACAGCGCCTGGGCGGATTTCTGAACGCAACCTTCGGGAACGCTGCGGAGCTGATCATCGGCATTCTGCTCGTTCGCGAAGGATTATTCGACATGGTCAAAGCGAGCATTACCGGCTCAATTATCGGAAATCTGCTGCTTGTCCTCGGTTTAAGCCTGTTCGCTGGCGGATTAAAGCATAAAATACAACGGTACAACATATCGCTGGCGGGCATGAACGGCTCGTTGATGATCGTGGCGATTATCGCCTTGTTTGTACCGGCTATTTTCCTGCAGACGCACGTCCTTCATGAAGAGGACCGGACTGCGCTTAGCCTCGTCGTCGCCGGAATCCTCATCGCTTCCTATTTACTATGGCTCGTCTTCTCCATGATTACGCATAAGGATTATTTGGCCGATGTCACGGAAGCCGGCAAAGGAGCGGACAATGGAGCTGCCGCCGAAACAGACAGCATCGCCCTGGCTACTGCAGGGGGTTCGCATGAATTGCCGCCGGCATGGTCCAAAGGCAAATCGATCACGTATCTTGTCCTGGCAACGGTCATGGTCGCTTTTGTCAGCGAATGGCTCGTTGGAACATTGGATACGTTCACAGAGCGGTTCGGTCTTAGCGAAATATTTGTCGGTGCCTTCGTTGTCGCTATCGTCGGGAACGCAGCAGAACACAGTGCAGCCATTTTACTCGCCATGAAAAATAAAATCGGCGCCTCCGTAGAAATCGCCGTGGGCAGCAGTCTGCAAATCGCTTTGTTCGTTGCTCCGGTGCTGATTTTTGTCAGTCACCTCTTCGGCCGGCCGATGGACATCGTGTTCACCGTAATTGAGCTTGCGGCCATTGGCGTGTCTGTCTTCATCGCCAAATCGATTACTCAGGACGGACAGACGAACTGGTATGAGGGCCTGCTCCTGATTGCTGTCTATGCGATTCTGGGGGTCTCGTTCTACCTCGTATAA
- a CDS encoding M20 family metallopeptidase — MREETLKSLFPAMVERRRYLHRHPELSFKEQKTAAYIADELKKLGIDAAVGIGGNGVVGTIRGHLPGKTVALRADMDALPIQDEKTCEYASLVPGVMHACGHDGHTAVLLGVAEYFSTRRVTLQGEIRLIFQPAEEVCPGGALSMIEAGALDGVDVIYGVHLWTPIPVGAAASRPGPMMASTDEFFIELSGRGGHGGMPHAAVDSVVAGAALVLQLQSVVSRSVNPLDPAVVTIGSIHGGTAQNVIADTCRLAGTVRCFKEETRRIIRERIEQLTEGTAQAYGAGATVEYMTGYPSLVNHPEEYERFREVAERETGLSSEHSPQIMPAEDFAYYLQRVPGCFMLVGAGNPEKNAMYPHHHPKFDIDEKAMLHAASLLIAMAEAYQESSI, encoded by the coding sequence ATGAGAGAGGAAACGCTAAAATCATTGTTTCCGGCTATGGTGGAGCGGAGACGGTATTTGCACCGCCACCCGGAATTGTCGTTCAAGGAACAGAAAACGGCGGCATACATCGCTGATGAGCTAAAGAAGCTGGGCATTGATGCAGCGGTGGGGATCGGAGGGAACGGGGTTGTAGGCACCATTCGCGGCCATTTGCCGGGGAAGACGGTTGCGCTGCGTGCTGATATGGATGCACTGCCGATACAGGACGAGAAAACGTGCGAATATGCGTCTTTGGTTCCCGGCGTTATGCATGCATGTGGACATGACGGCCATACGGCCGTTCTGCTCGGGGTTGCCGAATATTTCAGCACCCGGAGAGTGACGCTTCAGGGCGAAATCCGGCTCATCTTCCAGCCGGCGGAGGAGGTCTGTCCGGGCGGGGCACTATCCATGATTGAGGCAGGGGCGCTGGACGGCGTGGACGTGATTTACGGCGTGCATTTATGGACGCCGATCCCGGTAGGCGCAGCGGCCAGCCGGCCCGGGCCGATGATGGCCTCGACCGACGAATTCTTCATCGAGCTGTCAGGCCGCGGCGGCCATGGCGGCATGCCGCATGCCGCGGTAGACAGCGTCGTTGCCGGGGCGGCGCTTGTTCTCCAACTGCAGAGTGTCGTCAGCCGTTCAGTCAATCCGCTGGATCCCGCTGTCGTGACGATCGGCTCCATTCACGGGGGGACGGCTCAGAATGTCATTGCCGACACATGCCGATTGGCCGGTACGGTCCGCTGCTTCAAAGAGGAGACCCGCAGGATAATCCGCGAACGGATCGAGCAGCTGACTGAAGGGACGGCACAGGCTTACGGGGCGGGCGCGACGGTCGAATACATGACCGGCTATCCGAGTCTGGTCAATCATCCGGAGGAATATGAGAGGTTTCGGGAGGTGGCGGAGCGGGAGACCGGGCTGTCAAGCGAGCACTCTCCGCAAATTATGCCTGCCGAGGATTTTGCTTACTATTTGCAGCGGGTTCCCGGCTGCTTCATGCTTGTAGGAGCCGGAAATCCGGAGAAGAATGCGATGTATCCGCACCACCATCCAAAATTTGATATCGATGAAAAAGCGATGCTGCATGCGGCAAGCCTCTTGATCGCGATGGCGGAAGCTTATCAAGAAAGCAGCATTTGA
- a CDS encoding YugN family protein yields the protein MILENTGLNGLKSDLSYLDESAEKVGFIRWQWEYYRATYDYKIEANDNEYFLRINTRAVEGKLERPDTVLEIEAVYIGRATFPHGLEYESEIPSFVQKTANLKLTELKQLLEA from the coding sequence ATGATTCTCGAAAATACCGGTTTGAACGGATTAAAGAGCGACTTGTCCTATCTGGACGAATCCGCAGAGAAAGTCGGGTTTATTCGCTGGCAATGGGAATATTACCGGGCTACATACGATTACAAAATAGAAGCAAATGATAACGAGTACTTCCTTCGCATTAACACGCGGGCTGTAGAGGGCAAATTGGAGCGTCCGGACACGGTTCTGGAAATTGAAGCGGTCTATATCGGACGGGCTACATTCCCGCACGGGCTGGAATACGAATCGGAAATTCCGTCTTTCGTACAAAAGACGGCCAACCTTAAGCTAACCGAACTGAAACAGCTTCTAGAGGCATAA
- a CDS encoding aminopeptidase: MRDPRIQKLAENLVGYSVNVQPGENVLVEMIGNERDLLIAIVEEVGRKGGNAFVELTDRTVQRSLFKYANEEQMKTWAEIDLNRMKQMDCYIGIRAGTNVNELSDVPEEKMKLYNSLYSHPVHSEQRVKHTKWVVLRYPNASMAQLANTSTEAFENFYFDVCNLDYAKMDRAQDALADLMKRTDKVRITGPGTDLSFSIKGIGAIKCSGERNIPDGEVYTAPVRDSVNGTISYNTPTLYNGITFENIKFRFENGKIVEATSNDTDNLNKILDTDGGSRYIGEFAIGFNPYILHPMKDILFDEKIAGSLHFTPGQAYEEAFNGNKSSIHWDLVLIQRPEYGGGEIYFDDVLIRKDGIFVVPELEALNPENLK; the protein is encoded by the coding sequence ATGCGAGATCCAAGAATACAGAAATTGGCGGAAAATTTGGTGGGCTACTCAGTTAACGTTCAGCCGGGAGAAAACGTGCTTGTGGAGATGATCGGCAATGAAAGGGATTTGCTGATCGCGATTGTTGAAGAGGTCGGCAGAAAGGGCGGGAATGCCTTTGTGGAGCTGACCGACCGGACAGTGCAGCGTTCGCTTTTCAAATATGCAAACGAGGAACAGATGAAAACCTGGGCAGAAATTGACCTTAACCGGATGAAGCAGATGGATTGCTATATCGGTATCCGGGCCGGCACGAATGTGAACGAGTTGTCCGATGTTCCTGAGGAGAAAATGAAGCTGTACAATTCGCTTTATTCCCATCCTGTACATAGCGAGCAGCGGGTGAAGCATACGAAATGGGTCGTCCTTCGTTATCCGAACGCCAGCATGGCGCAATTGGCGAACACGAGCACCGAAGCCTTCGAGAACTTCTATTTCGATGTATGCAATCTGGATTACGCCAAAATGGACCGGGCGCAGGATGCATTAGCCGATCTAATGAAGCGCACGGATAAAGTCCGGATTACCGGCCCTGGTACGGATTTGTCCTTCTCCATTAAAGGAATCGGAGCCATCAAGTGCTCGGGAGAGCGCAACATCCCGGACGGCGAGGTATATACGGCGCCAGTCAGAGATTCGGTAAACGGTACGATCAGCTATAACACGCCTACTTTGTATAACGGAATTACGTTCGAGAACATCAAGTTCCGTTTCGAGAATGGAAAAATCGTAGAGGCAACAAGCAACGATACGGACAACCTCAACAAAATTCTCGATACGGACGGAGGATCACGATATATTGGCGAGTTTGCGATCGGCTTCAATCCGTACATTTTGCACCCGATGAAGGATATTCTGTTTGATGAGAAAATTGCCGGCAGCCTTCATTTTACGCCGGGCCAGGCTTATGAAGAGGCATTTAACGGGAACAAATCCTCCATCCACTGGGATCTGGTGCTTATCCAGCGTCCAGAATACGGCGGCGGGGAAATTTATTTCGATGACGTACTCATCCGCAAAGACGGAATATTTGTAGTGCCTGAGCTGGAGGCGTTGAATCCGGAGAACCTGAAATAG
- the ftsW gene encoding putative lipid II flippase FtsW: MRDSKSEPKRGAPDFQLLILTLLLVGFGIVMVFSSSSSITLVSEKFGYDLMYFTKRQIAFGGVGLILMFITMNIPYDKFKKLFVPVFIVTIIMLMLVPFLADDIFGAKSWFMIFGLGVQPTELAKIATILYLAALISKKGDRFRDLRTGYIPVMVIVGFVAGLIMLQPDFGSCMILVATAGLIIFAGGANLKHILGSIALLILGASIVLGAGALLEQINPGEKQTGSNYKVGRITSFINPWEDPQHTGYNIIHSLTALGHGGLTGAGFGQGIQKLHYLPNSYNDFIFSVIGEEFGFIGSIIFLLLYTYFIWRGLLVSLRCSSTFGLLTGVGIMGLIAIQAFVNIGGVTRTIPITGVTLPFISYGGSSLLVMMGAMGIVLSISRDSSLPAKQERTKSVVVKDPSYELSHPRRRHL; this comes from the coding sequence ATGAGAGACAGCAAATCAGAGCCCAAACGCGGAGCTCCCGATTTTCAACTGCTCATCCTCACCTTGTTATTGGTTGGCTTCGGGATCGTGATGGTTTTCAGTTCCAGCTCCAGCATTACTTTGGTAAGTGAAAAATTTGGTTATGATTTGATGTACTTTACAAAACGTCAAATAGCTTTCGGAGGAGTCGGCCTGATCCTCATGTTCATTACGATGAACATTCCTTATGACAAATTCAAGAAGCTTTTTGTTCCGGTTTTTATTGTAACTATTATTATGCTTATGCTTGTTCCATTTTTAGCTGACGATATCTTTGGGGCAAAAAGCTGGTTTATGATCTTCGGCCTCGGCGTTCAACCTACCGAGCTCGCGAAGATTGCTACGATCCTTTATCTGGCTGCTCTGATTTCAAAGAAAGGGGATCGTTTTCGGGATTTAAGAACAGGCTATATTCCCGTGATGGTCATCGTCGGCTTTGTGGCTGGTCTTATCATGCTGCAGCCCGATTTTGGCTCATGCATGATTCTGGTCGCTACCGCAGGCCTCATTATATTTGCCGGCGGAGCAAATTTGAAACATATTTTAGGTTCTATCGCTTTGCTTATCCTTGGAGCCAGCATCGTACTCGGTGCCGGCGCCCTTTTAGAGCAAATTAATCCAGGCGAGAAACAAACAGGCAGCAACTATAAAGTAGGACGAATTACATCATTCATTAACCCTTGGGAGGATCCGCAGCACACAGGCTATAACATCATCCATTCCTTAACCGCGCTAGGACATGGCGGCTTAACAGGAGCAGGATTCGGCCAAGGCATTCAGAAGCTGCATTACCTCCCGAATTCCTATAATGACTTTATATTCTCAGTCATTGGTGAAGAATTCGGTTTCATTGGAAGCATTATTTTCCTATTGTTATACACCTATTTTATATGGAGGGGACTGCTGGTCTCACTCCGCTGCTCCAGTACGTTCGGCTTGCTGACCGGCGTCGGGATTATGGGACTCATCGCCATCCAGGCCTTCGTTAATATCGGAGGCGTAACGCGGACGATTCCCATTACCGGCGTAACCCTGCCATTCATCAGCTACGGCGGCTCCTCCCTGCTGGTCATGATGGGAGCAATGGGCATTGTCCTCAGCATCTCGCGCGACTCCTCCCTGCCTGCAAAGCAGGAACGAACCAAATCGGTCGTTGTAAAGGATCCATCGTATGAGCTGAGCCATCCGAGACGCCGCCATTTATAG
- a CDS encoding YlaN family protein, with the protein MTSSDLQEQLNLKALNLLQEDADKIQKLIEVQMENLATRYCPLYEEVLDTQMYGFSRQVDYAVRVGLIQESTGKQILNKLERNLALLYEAMNNKE; encoded by the coding sequence ATGACTTCATCTGATTTGCAGGAGCAACTGAATCTGAAAGCATTAAATCTTCTGCAGGAAGATGCGGATAAAATACAGAAGCTGATCGAAGTGCAGATGGAGAACCTGGCTACGCGTTACTGCCCTCTCTATGAGGAAGTATTGGATACCCAGATGTATGGTTTCTCCAGGCAGGTTGACTACGCGGTTCGTGTCGGGCTCATTCAAGAGTCTACAGGCAAACAAATTTTGAACAAGCTCGAGCGGAATTTGGCCCTGTTATACGAAGCGATGAATAATAAAGAGTAG
- a CDS encoding DNA repair helicase XPB, producing MNGTGACIVQRDFTVLLEKGHPGFEQAKNKLALFAELVKSPAMFHTYRITPLSLWNAAAGGQTADDVVEMLRCLSRWEVPGKVLSDIRMWMSRYGSLALIRTDGAPGMLYLEQRRSNPALLDQLETEPSLASFRLQRDGFRLCFPAVFRGQLKQEAARLGYPVIDEAGYHRGHTLPVALRGVTGDGQPFALRDYQEAGVDAFAGRVNPAEGQAGHGGSGVIVLPCGAGKTIVGLAALERLQCETLILTSNVTSVRQWITEICQKTTLTSEQIGEYSGDKKQVRPVTVSTYQILTHRTKKDGDFQHMRLFNERDWGLIIYDEVHLLPAPVFRATADIQATRRLGLTATLVREDGCERDVFSLIGPKLYEVPWRELERTGHIAKVECQEIQVAMAPSLKEKYEAAQGREKFRIASENSRKTAWLERLLRLHEGRQILVIGQYLQQLAEAAYVLQAPLITGSTPQEERVRLFQAFRERQIQVLVVSKVANFAVDLPDASVAVQISGSFGSRQEEAQRLGRILRPKATGEKAYFYSLVSADSREQHFALRRQLFLVEQGYEYKIRRDEAIFQDDAAQSEVL from the coding sequence ATGAACGGAACGGGAGCGTGTATCGTGCAGCGTGATTTTACGGTTCTTCTGGAGAAGGGGCATCCCGGCTTCGAACAGGCCAAAAACAAGCTGGCTCTCTTTGCTGAACTCGTCAAAAGTCCGGCCATGTTTCATACATACCGAATTACGCCGCTATCTTTATGGAATGCTGCAGCGGGTGGCCAAACGGCGGACGATGTCGTGGAGATGCTGCGCTGCTTGTCGAGATGGGAGGTGCCGGGCAAGGTGCTTTCCGACATCCGCATGTGGATGTCTCGTTACGGCTCTCTGGCTTTGATTCGAACAGACGGTGCTCCAGGCATGCTCTATCTTGAGCAGCGTCGCTCGAACCCTGCCCTGCTGGATCAGTTGGAGACGGAACCATCGCTGGCTTCTTTCAGGCTGCAGCGGGACGGATTCCGGCTGTGCTTTCCAGCGGTGTTTCGCGGCCAGCTGAAGCAGGAGGCGGCACGTCTAGGTTATCCCGTCATCGATGAAGCGGGGTACCATCGCGGACATACATTGCCGGTCGCTCTAAGGGGCGTGACTGGGGATGGCCAACCATTTGCACTGAGGGATTACCAGGAAGCAGGCGTCGATGCGTTTGCCGGCCGGGTGAATCCGGCCGAAGGGCAGGCGGGGCATGGCGGAAGCGGAGTGATCGTGCTGCCGTGCGGGGCTGGAAAGACGATAGTAGGGCTTGCCGCACTGGAGCGCTTGCAATGCGAAACGCTGATCCTGACCTCGAATGTCACCTCCGTACGGCAATGGATAACTGAGATTTGCCAGAAGACGACGCTGACGTCCGAACAGATCGGGGAATATTCCGGCGATAAGAAGCAGGTACGTCCGGTTACCGTTTCAACGTATCAAATTTTAACCCACCGCACGAAAAAAGACGGCGATTTTCAGCATATGCGCTTATTCAACGAAAGAGACTGGGGACTGATCATTTATGATGAGGTGCACCTGCTCCCGGCTCCCGTATTCCGGGCTACGGCTGATATTCAAGCGACCCGGCGCCTCGGGCTGACGGCTACGCTCGTCCGGGAAGACGGCTGCGAGCGGGATGTCTTCTCTCTGATCGGACCTAAGCTTTATGAGGTGCCTTGGCGCGAATTGGAGCGAACCGGGCATATCGCCAAGGTCGAATGCCAGGAGATTCAGGTTGCGATGGCCCCGTCCTTAAAGGAAAAGTATGAAGCCGCGCAAGGGCGGGAGAAGTTTAGAATCGCATCCGAAAATTCCCGGAAGACCGCCTGGCTGGAGCGGTTGCTGCGCTTGCATGAAGGCCGGCAAATCCTCGTCATCGGCCAATATTTGCAGCAGCTTGCCGAGGCAGCATACGTACTTCAGGCACCGCTTATTACAGGCAGTACTCCGCAGGAGGAGCGAGTCCGGCTGTTTCAGGCGTTTCGCGAACGGCAGATTCAAGTCCTTGTCGTTTCCAAAGTAGCCAATTTTGCCGTAGATCTGCCGGATGCGTCAGTGGCCGTGCAGATCTCAGGCAGCTTCGGCTCAAGACAGGAGGAAGCGCAGCGGCTCGGCCGGATACTCCGGCCGAAGGCAACGGGAGAAAAGGCATATTTCTATAGCTTGGTCTCCGCGGACAGCAGGGAGCAGCATTTTGCCCTGCGCCGTCAGCTCTTTCTTGTCGAGCAGGGCTATGAGTACAAGATTCGCCGTGATGAAGCTATCTTTCAAGATGATGCTGCCCAGTCGGAGGTGCTTTAG